The genome window CTTCAATTCGCACATAATAATTTCCAATCAGACTGTCTCCTCCTAATCTTTGCTGTTGTGGAAGATGGAATGGACTTGTACGACGGCAACTTCGAGCTGAAGGGGATTCAGAAACTCGAAGGCCACACTGATAGGGTTTGGAGTCTCGCGTGGAAACCGGCCACCGGAGTTGCGGGTGTCCCTCCTGTTTTCGCTTCTTGTAGTGGCGACAAGACCGTCCGAATCTGGGAGCAGGATCCCTCCACTTGGTCCTGGAACTGCAAGGTACTGTGAAGCGCCACCgtcttttctctttttgataCTGTTTGCTAACTCAGTGACTGTTTGATTGCCGAGAAGATATAGAAGAAGCTGAAATTTGGACTGTTGATTTTACTAACTTTGTCTTTggtctgtgtatatataaacAAGTTATCTTTCTGCAGAGCCATGGTTGTATTGGGTTGGCGGTAGGAAACAGGCAGTATGTGTCGAGTAGTATCTTTTACGCAGAGATTCATTAAGTTCAATTTGTCTTTCTCCGTATCCATgaacataattatatatgaatAGTTATTGGAGAATTCAAATGATCCTGCATGTCATCAAATAtagtaaataattattttttattttttattgttcaacGGGATGGATTCAAACCTCTGCCATGGGGGAGGGTGCTGAGGAGCCAACCAGTTGATCAATCAGACATGTTAAATATGAAATCCGATAAACATGGTCTTTGGTTAGCCATTGTACTTTGCGTGATAAAAATCTTAGCTTCAGCTGAGTGGAGTTTATGTTTCCACTACTACTAAATGACAGTAAAATTGTGACATATTTCCTTAATTATGTTAATTTGTGGTTTAATAATGTGATATTTTTGTGTACATATCATACTGATTTCATGAAATTATGCAGGAAGTTTTGGAAGAAACATACACTAGAACTGTTCGTTCCTGTGCTTGGTCACCATCAGGCAAACTTTTGGCCACTGCAAGCTTTGATGCCACCACTGCTATTTGGGAAAACGTTGGGGGTGATTATGAATGTATTTCCACCTTAGAGGTATTGCTTACCAATTGTTTATCTATAAACATTATTGCATGTCCACTCATGTCAGTTGGCCTCCAATGTCTGTTGTAAATATATGGGAATGTTGAAGCATTCACAGAGAGATTGCGTACAGCCGTACATGAGGATTCCTTCTCTGTTTTCAAATTCTTTTTGTAAATACATATCAAGTACGGAATCCAATAATCCATTATATCTGGGACTCTGATGTACAGGGACATGAAAAAGAAGTGCAAAATGTGTCTTGGAATACCTCTGGATCTCTGCTTGCTACTTGTGGTCGAAATAAATCTGTTTGGATTTGGGAAGTGATGCCGGGGAATGAATTTGAGTGTGCTTCAGTGTTGCAAGGTCATACACAAGATGTAAAAATGGTCCAATGGCATCCGACAGTGgatgttttattttcttgtagcTATGACAACACTATTAAGGTGCCACGGATCTTAAAATGCAGATTCATTAGGTGCATGGGTCAATACTCAAAACTTATTTTTTGACTAGATTATTTTACCCAACTCATGTTATGGCTTCGGTTG of Tripterygium wilfordii isolate XIE 37 chromosome 13, ASM1340144v1, whole genome shotgun sequence contains these proteins:
- the LOC120013457 gene encoding protein CIA1-like isoform X1 is translated as MDLYDGNFELKGIQKLEGHTDRVWSLAWKPATGVAGVPPVFASCSGDKTVRIWEQDPSTWSWNCKEVLEETYTRTVRSCAWSPSGKLLATASFDATTAIWENVGGDYECISTLEGHEKEVQNVSWNTSGSLLATCGRNKSVWIWEVMPGNEFECASVLQGHTQDVKMVQWHPTVDVLFSCSYDNTIKVPRILKCRFIRCMGQYSKLIF
- the LOC120013457 gene encoding protein CIA1-like isoform X2; translation: MDLYDGNFELKGIQKLEGHTDRVWSLAWKPATGVAGVPPVFASCSGDKTVRIWEQDPSTWSWNCKEVLEETYTRTVRSCAWSPSGKLLATASFDATTAIWENVGGDYECISTLEGHEKEVQNVGRNKSVWIWEVMPGNEFECASVLQGHTQDVKMVQWHPTVDVLFSCSYDNTIKVPRILKCRFIRCMGQYSKLIF
- the LOC120013457 gene encoding protein CIA1-like isoform X3; translated protein: MDLYDGNFELKGIQKLEGHTDRVWSLAWKPATGVAGVPPVFASCSGDKTVRIWEQDPSTWSWNCKEVLEETYTRTVRSCAWSPSGKLLATASFDATTAIWENVGGDYECISTLEENRLLASASDDGPIKIWELAKLH